GAGCGGGTTCAGATGCCGGTACAGGGCGGACAGCGCGGTCCGCTGCACCCGGGCGACCGGGATGCCGGGCGCCGCCCGGAGCACCGCGACCACGGTCACGCCCTGGTAGTACGGCGGCTCGACGACCAGCCGGGCGCCCAGCACACGCCGCTCGTCCAGATGCCCGGCGACCCCGGCCAGCAGCTCCGGCGGGCAGGCCATCCGCCCGAACTCCAGGCGCCCTTCGCCGTCGTCCTCGGCGGCGGGCACCAGCAGCACCCGGACCCCACCCGCGCCGGCGTCCACGCACCGCACCCGGGCGACCTCGGGGGCCGCCTGCCGGGCCAGGTACTCGTAGTCCTCGGCCGTCACCGCCCGCTCCCGGGTACGCAGCGCCAGCGCGCCGCGCAGGCGGGCGTTCGCCACGTCCTCGCCGTCGACGCCGCCGCTCGCCGCCCTCCGGTTCTCCACCCGGGCGATGTACGGGATCGAGCTGCGCAGGACGGCGAGGGCGCGGCGTGCCACGTTGCCGCGCCGGCCGCCGCCCGCGAGGTACGCGCGCACCCGCACCGGAACGCCCCTCGCGGGGACCGCTCCGTACTGGCGCAGGGTGCCGTCGGCCTCCCGCACCGCGGGGCCGAAGCTCACCTCGCCGGTGCTGCGGTCCAGCCGTACATGCCGGTCCAGGGGGCCGGACTCCCCGAAGTGCTCGACCTCGGTCCACGGCGCCCATTCCCCGTCGGGCCCCGCCGTCTCCACGACGAACGGAGGGCCGCCCGCCACCACCGGGGCGCGGTCCAGCGCGAACGTCTGGGCGGGCAACCCCTCGGACGTGCCGAGGAGTTCCTCGCCCGCCCGCTCGGCGTTCACGGCAGGGGCGGTCCCCCCGATGGTGAACACCTCGGCGGCCAGCAGCTCCGGGGTGGCCGAGTACGTGCGCTGCCCCGCGACCGGGGCCTGGACGACGCACCGCAGCCAGCCGGCCCGCTGCCTGGCCTCCACGGAGGCGAGGTGCCCGGCGGGCAGCTGGATCAGCACGTCGCCGGGCCGGTTGAAGCCGCCCGTGCCGTCTCGGTCGACCTCGCAGCGGGTCCAGCCCTCGCCCGTCCACGCCTCCCAGGCCAGCGGCGGGTGTTCGGGGTCGATGCCGTGGCCGGCGACCGGGAAGTCGAGCCGCAGCGCGACCACGCAGGACGGCGCGGCCTGCGAGAGGCCGAAGAGCAGCGCGTCGCCCGGGCGGGGCACGCCGGAGAAGCAGGGCACCCCGCGTCCGGCGGCCAGCTCGGGGCCCCGGTCGGCGGCGACGGCGCCGGGCTCCCCGCCCGCGACGGCGAGGACGGCCAGTTCCACGGGCACGACGGCCAGTTCCCCGACCGTGGAGAAGACCACGGCCTCCTCGGTCTCGGTGCGGTGCGTGGCGACCTCGGTCCCCTCCCACACCCGCACCGTCTGGGCCTGCGGCGCCGACAGCCAGAAGGTGACGTCGGTACGGGCGGCCGCGGGCGGGTGGAGGGTGAGCCCGATCAGGTCGAGGAACGCCAGGTGGTTCTTGTCCGGGACCCGGTTCAGCCGGTAGATCAGCTGGTCGGTCATGTGCGCGAAGGCCTCGATGAGCGTGACGCCCGGGTCGGAGACGTTGTGGTCGCTCCACTCGGGACAGCGCTGCTGGACCATCCGCTTGGCCTCGTCGACGAGATCCTGGAAGCGCCGGTCGTCGAGATTGGGCTCGGGCAGTGTCACCGGTCCCCCGCCTCTCCGCCGCCGTCCGCGGCCGCGCCGTCGTGCGCGGGGATCACGTAGAACGGGAAGACCAGGTTCCGGGGGTCGTTGGTCCCCCGGGTGGCGTACCGGATGTCGATGTAGAGGGTGCCCTCGTCCTGCGCGTCGAAGGTGACGCCGACGTCGACCACCTCGATC
This sequence is a window from Streptomyces sp. HUAS YS2. Protein-coding genes within it:
- a CDS encoding putative baseplate assembly protein; translated protein: MTLPEPNLDDRRFQDLVDEAKRMVQQRCPEWSDHNVSDPGVTLIEAFAHMTDQLIYRLNRVPDKNHLAFLDLIGLTLHPPAAARTDVTFWLSAPQAQTVRVWEGTEVATHRTETEEAVVFSTVGELAVVPVELAVLAVAGGEPGAVAADRGPELAAGRGVPCFSGVPRPGDALLFGLSQAAPSCVVALRLDFPVAGHGIDPEHPPLAWEAWTGEGWTRCEVDRDGTGGFNRPGDVLIQLPAGHLASVEARQRAGWLRCVVQAPVAGQRTYSATPELLAAEVFTIGGTAPAVNAERAGEELLGTSEGLPAQTFALDRAPVVAGGPPFVVETAGPDGEWAPWTEVEHFGESGPLDRHVRLDRSTGEVSFGPAVREADGTLRQYGAVPARGVPVRVRAYLAGGGRRGNVARRALAVLRSSIPYIARVENRRAASGGVDGEDVANARLRGALALRTRERAVTAEDYEYLARQAAPEVARVRCVDAGAGGVRVLLVPAAEDDGEGRLEFGRMACPPELLAGVAGHLDERRVLGARLVVEPPYYQGVTVVAVLRAAPGIPVARVQRTALSALYRHLNPLTGGPGGDGWPFGRAVHSGEVFAVLQQVAGVEAVESVRLFPADLETRRRGEPADRIALDAGSLVFSYDHQVRVDVG